TGCAATCTCCCTCTTATGCGGGATTTTGTAAAATTATCCACCCAACTAAAATTCGCCGCCCCAAGCATATTAAAAGTATAGAATCTTTTGCCAAGGTGCTGCATTCTATTGTGCATATTGAATATAGTGCGATTGATTTAGCCCTTGATGCGCTTACACGTTTTAAGAATCTGCCTCTATCCTATTATGATGATTGGCTTGAAGTAGCGTTGCAAGAATCGTTACATTTTCGTCTTTTGCGAGAATGTCTCAATATTCTTGGCTATGAATATGGAGATTTTCCTGTGCATTCACAACTTTTTGACGCGCAGGTGGCAACGCCTGATTTTAGCAATAGAATGGCTTTGCTTCATAGAGGACTAGAAGCAAATGGACTTGATGCAAATCCTTTTGTGGCAAACAAAGTAAAAGCTTTTGAGCATTCTCTCACGCCAAAAGTGCTTGAGATTCTTCAAATCATTTTGCACGATGAAATAGAACACGTGAAAAAAGGGGATAAGTGGTGGAGATTTGCCAATACTCAAGCAAGTGCGCAGGATTTTGTGGCAATCCTCAAGCATTTTGAGGCATTTCGCCCTATCTCAAAAGTTCTTCACTATGAAGCACGATTACAAGCTGGATTTTCACCCCAAGAGCTAGAAATGATGAGCATTTTATCTTAATATACATTTAAGTTTTAATTTCCTAATATTGCCTCACACAAAATAAAGGAGTGGTAATGCAATTATATGCAAGATTAAAGCTTATTTTAAAAAATTTAAGTGCTAAGAAGCATTCAGGATTATTAGAGAGTGAGAGAAATTCAAGCATTTCCTCATCAATGGATTATCCTCAATTTTGTGCTCTAGCGGCGCAAGATTCTAAAGTATTTGAGCATTTTAGGACAAATCCTATCTATACTGCTATCTTAGAGCATATAAGCCCAGAGTTAGGGCAGCAATATCTCAATGTGGTGTTACAAAGAAATTGTTTTAGTATGCAAGATTTTGAGAACTTCAAAAGGAATGATTTATACGGGGGGGGGGGCAATATATAATTATAACCCCATTGGCAAGATAACTCCAAGCACATTACGATATGTCAAGGTGTTATCAGATTTAATGCTTCATTTTGGTGCTTTGGACAATCTAAGAATCTGTGAAGTAGGTGTAGGGTATGGCGGACAAGCAAGGGTTATTCATAGCTTATTCACGCCAAAATCTTATGATTTTGTAGATTTAAATGCTGCACTCAAACTCACGCAAAAATATTTAAGCCATTATGATGATATACATTCAACACTCAATTTCCTTACACTTGAAGATATAACTTTGAAAGAAAAAGAATATGATGTATTCATAAGCAACTATGCCTTTAGCGAATTGCACAGAGACATACAAGATGTATATACAAAATATCTTATTACCAATGCACACAATGGCTACATCACCTATAATAATATATCGCCAAAAGAACTTAAAAGCTATGCGCTTGAAGAGTATCAGTTACAATTTCATAAAGATATACATATTTTAGAAGAAATCCCAAATACACATATTGATAATAGGATTCTTATATGGAAAAATCAATAAAAAATTGACTACTTGAAAGCTCTTAATGATTATATTGCATATTGTATGATAAAATCACATATCTTAAATATCAAAATATAAATATAAGGCATTAAATGCAGTTTGAAATGCTTTACTCAAAGATTCATCGCGCTAAAGTCAGTGATGCGAATCTTAACTATGTCGGTTCAATCACAATTGATAAAACGCTCGCTCAAAGTGCTCATCTTCTAGCGGGTATGAAAGTAGAGATTGTAAATATTAATAATGGCGAACGTTTTAATACTTATGTCATTTATGGCGATAAAAAGGGTGAAATTTGCCTCAATGGTGCTGCTGCACGCAAAGTTCAAATAGGCGATATTATCATTATCATTGCTTATGCTACATACACTCAAAGTGAGCTTGAACACTATAAGCCTACTATCGTACAAGTCAATGAACACAATCAGATTCTATCTATTACAAATGAGGTGTAACGATGTTTGATGCAAAACAACTTGGAGCAATGCTTGGCTCTATGCAAGATACTATCAAAGATTTACAAGCACGCAATGAGCAGACGATTCTTAGTGCCAAAAGTGGTGGTGGGCTTGTAAGCGTAAGCTGCAATGGCAATGGTGAAGTCATTGACATTAGTATTGATGATAGTTTGCTTGAAGATAAAGAATCTTTGCAGATTCTCTTAATGAGCGCACTCAATGATGTCCATAAAAGTGTAGAAAATAATCGCCAATCAAGTGCTATGGATATGTTTAATGGATTAGGCGGGGACTTAAATATCTTTGGTGGGAAACCAAATGGCTAAAAACTTCTCCTTAAAGCTCACTCTTGGCTTTATATTTTGTTTTTTTTCTCCCTTACTTTGGGGATATGATTATTCCCATTGTATCAAATATTTTAAAGCAGCGAGCACACCTGTGGGTTCAAGTAATGCTATTAGTCTTAAAAATGGTTCAAAACAAGTGCATATTCTCTATTCTCCTATACCGCCAAAAAATGTAAAGATTCTCAAAGCTGACCCATTTATCGGGCTTTATCTGCTTAATGTGCCGCGCACGAAGCAAAGTTATGCTCTCCTCACACTTGATAAACGCACACTTAATGACAAAAGGCTTGCTTTTATCTCTTCATCTCCTCAAGTGCAAATAGGGCATATTACCAAGCGTCAAAGTGGATTCTTAAATTATGCGCGATTTTCTACTGCCACATCAGCCAATGGCGTTTTGGGTAACATTTGTTATCAAATCTATGGTTTGGGCGTGGGCAATGGCAGTTTTATTGAAAAAAAATATATTGATAGGTTTCTCGCACAAAAATCTCCTTATTATGGCGATTTAGGCATTCGCTTTGAGCATAATGAAGCCATTGTGCGAAGCATTGACCCTTTTATGTCTCAAAATCCTTTCAAACCCCAAGATAAGATTCTCTCTATTAATGGCACTAAAGTGCAAAGCAGCGATGAAGCAGAATGGGTAATGAGCAATCTCAAAAAAGATTCCCTTGCTCAAGTTGCTCTTTTGCGCAATGGTAAAACTCTCAAAGTCAAAGTCAAAGTCAATCAACGCTATGGCGGCTTTTTGCTTAAAGATACCTTTCTTGAGCGCTTTGGCATTGATATAGACAATCAAATGATTATTCAATCTATCAATCTTGACAAAGCAGGGAGATTCAATGAATTGCGCGCAGGAGATAGAATCTTGTGGATTAATAAAGAACCTATCATTACACAATCCACCGATACAGCAAGCAAACGCTTTGAACACTTGAGGTTTCTCCTCTCTCAAACACATTTTGATGACAGATTTGAGGGCAAAATACAGCTACTTATCGTGCGCGATAATCTTGAGATATTCGTTAAAGTCTAGGGGTGAATATGAGCATTGCACAGATTCTTAATGATTTTGAGGCATTTCTTATCAATCAAGAACCGCAGATTCCAAGCTTTC
Above is a genomic segment from Helicobacter sp. MIT 21-1697 containing:
- a CDS encoding ferritin-like domain-containing protein — translated: MNLFALSLEALNAPSIESKLSYLEVITSHKHLLCEQMLSSSHHNPSALQSPSYAGFCKIIHPTKIRRPKHIKSIESFAKVLHSIVHIEYSAIDLALDALTRFKNLPLSYYDDWLEVALQESLHFRLLRECLNILGYEYGDFPVHSQLFDAQVATPDFSNRMALLHRGLEANGLDANPFVANKVKAFEHSLTPKVLEILQIILHDEIEHVKKGDKWWRFANTQASAQDFVAILKHFEAFRPISKVLHYEARLQAGFSPQELEMMSILS
- a CDS encoding putative sugar O-methyltransferase, whose product is MRTSKGMIYTGGGAIYNYNPIGKITPSTLRYVKVLSDLMLHFGALDNLRICEVGVGYGGQARVIHSLFTPKSYDFVDLNAALKLTQKYLSHYDDIHSTLNFLTLEDITLKEKEYDVFISNYAFSELHRDIQDVYTKYLITNAHNGYITYNNISPKELKSYALEEYQLQFHKDIHILEEIPNTHIDNRILIWKNQ
- the panD gene encoding aspartate 1-decarboxylase — its product is MQFEMLYSKIHRAKVSDANLNYVGSITIDKTLAQSAHLLAGMKVEIVNINNGERFNTYVIYGDKKGEICLNGAAARKVQIGDIIIIIAYATYTQSELEHYKPTIVQVNEHNQILSITNEV
- a CDS encoding YbaB/EbfC family nucleoid-associated protein encodes the protein MFDAKQLGAMLGSMQDTIKDLQARNEQTILSAKSGGGLVSVSCNGNGEVIDISIDDSLLEDKESLQILLMSALNDVHKSVENNRQSSAMDMFNGLGGDLNIFGGKPNG
- a CDS encoding PDZ domain-containing protein, which translates into the protein MAKNFSLKLTLGFIFCFFSPLLWGYDYSHCIKYFKAASTPVGSSNAISLKNGSKQVHILYSPIPPKNVKILKADPFIGLYLLNVPRTKQSYALLTLDKRTLNDKRLAFISSSPQVQIGHITKRQSGFLNYARFSTATSANGVLGNICYQIYGLGVGNGSFIEKKYIDRFLAQKSPYYGDLGIRFEHNEAIVRSIDPFMSQNPFKPQDKILSINGTKVQSSDEAEWVMSNLKKDSLAQVALLRNGKTLKVKVKVNQRYGGFLLKDTFLERFGIDIDNQMIIQSINLDKAGRFNELRAGDRILWINKEPIITQSTDTASKRFEHLRFLLSQTHFDDRFEGKIQLLIVRDNLEIFVKV